The DNA segment GGGAATAAAAGGTGCTGGATTTGCAAAGATTTCATTAAGCTCTTCAACTTTTCCATCTTTAACCATATCAGCTGGATCTTTTCCGTCACCAAAAATAACAACTCCACCTTCAAAATCACTTTGACTTAACATCACTGAAGCTTTAAAAGCAGCATTTAGTCCAGCTTTATCACCATCATAAGCAACTATTACTCTTGGTTCCCCTCGTCTTAAAAGAGGTAAATGCTCTTTTGTAAGAGCTGTTCCTAATGTTGCAACTGCTGAAGTAAAACCTGCTTGATGAAGCATAATTACATCTAAATATCCTTCTGTTACAATTATTCTATTTCTTTTGTAAATATTCTCTTTTGCAATGTTATAACCATATAAAAGTCTTGATTTATTAAAAACTTTTGTTTGTGGAGAGTTTACATATTTTGCATTGTGACCTGTAATTGTTCTACCACCAAATCCAACAATCTTTCCACTAATAGAATAAATAGGAAAAGTTATTCTTTCAATAAATCTTGAATACAAACCATTCTGTCCTGTATCAATTATTCCTAACTCTTTTGCTTCTGCCAGATTGTAAAAATTGCTCTTTAGAAAGTTGATTGTATCATGGGAAGCAGGAGCATAACCTATCTCAAATTTTTCAATTGAAAACTCAGAAATTCCCCTTGAAATAATATAATCTTTTGCTGTTTTATTGCCAACAAAAAGCTTTTGATAATATTTATTAACCTCTTCTAATATTTTAAAATCTTGTTTTTTTTGATTTGTATTTTCATAGTTTAGATTTACATTGTACATAGAGGCTAATTTTTCTAAAGTCTCAGGATAAGAGAGTTTTTCATACTCCATCACAAACTTTATAGCATCTCCTCCAACTCCACAACCAAAACAGTGATATATCTGTTTTTGTGGACTTACAACAAAAGAGGGGGTATCTTCCCCATGAAAAGGGCAACATGCCTTAAAATTTGCACCTGCCTTTTTAAGTTCTATAAATTGGGAAACTACATCTACAATATCAAGATGATTTTTGAGATTTTCTATTGAGTCTTTGTTTATCATTTGGTGATTATATCTAAATTATGTTATATTATCTTCTTAAATTAAAGAAGAAGGTTTTCCTTGGATGGTTTGATACTAGAGTACAGAGATCCACTTTTTGGTATCATTGTATTTTTTACTCTTATCTTTATTATTTCATTTTTAACATACTCATTTTCACTATACAAAGAGAATCGTGCAAGAGAAGATTATAGAAAACTTCTAAAAAGATTTGAAATAGGAAAATTAAAAGAAGAGGATTATGTACATCTATATAAAACATATAATCTTCCCTTTGACTCTATTATTTTATTAGCTTCAACATTTTTACATAAGGGGCATTATAATAAAGCCATTTCAGTCTATTTAACTCTTTTAGAACATGTAACTGATAGAGTGAAAAAAGAGGAACTTTTGGAGCTTTTGGGTACTACTTATTTTAGAAGTGGTTTTATGCAAAGATCAAAAGAGATTTTTCTAAAAATTTTAAAATTCTCCCCAAGAAATGTAAAAGCTCTAAACTATCTTTTAATTATTAATGAAAAACTAAAAGATTACCAAAGTGCAAAAGATATTATTGAATCTCTTGAAGAGGTTGGCTCAGATATATCAAAAGAGAGAATATATATAAATACCCTTTCAATCATAAATGATCCAATAGAATCCTTTGAAAAAAAGAGTGAAAAACTATATATGATTTTTAAAGAAAACCCAGAAGTTCAAAGGGTTATTGTTCAATTTTATTTACAATTTAATAAAAAATTTTTCTGGGAGCACGTTGAAGAGTTTGATTTTAAAAATCTAATAGATTTAATGTGGTACTTAAATTTTGATGATATCGATTTTGATAAAGTTGCACAAATAAAGTTATTAAATGAACTTTACAATGCAAAAGGTTATCTAAAAACCATAAGACATAGTGATGATTTTGTTTTTGATATTCTTATAGCCTTAAATGCCCATGAACATAAAATTCCTGCAACAATAGATTTTGAATTTATTTGCAGTTCTTGTAAACAGATACACCCAATATTTGATACAAGATGCCCCCATTGTCATAGTATTATGACATTAAAAACAAAATATAATTTAGTAAAGAGTTTAAATGAAACAAATCAATCTCTACAGTGATGGTTCCTCTTTAGGAAACCCTGGACCTGGCGGTTGGGGAACAATCCTAGAGTATAATGGAAAAGAGAGAGAACTTTGTGGAGGCTTGGAGTTAACCACAAACAATCAAATGGAATTAAAAGGAGTTATAGAGGGTCTTAAAGCTTTAAAAGAACCTTGTGATGTAAATATTATCTCTGATTCAACTTATGTTGTAAAAGGTATAAATGAATGGTTAGAGGGATGGATTAGAAATAACTGGAGAACTTCTACAAAAAAACCAGTAAAAAATATTGAACTCTGGCAAGAATATGTTGAAGTTTCAAAACCACATAAAATAGTAGCAACTTGGATAAAAGGACATGCTGGACATGAGCATAATGAAAGATGTGATATACTTGCACGAACTTTTGCAGAAAAATTAAAGGGAGAATAAAATGACAGACTACACGCAACTAGAAAAGTGTTTGGATTATCAGTTTAAAAACAAAGATCTGATAATCGAAGCACTTACACATAAAAGTTATAAGAAGCCTTATAACAACGAACGATTAGAGTTTTTAGGAGATGCAGTTTTAAACTTAATTGTTGGAGAGTATCTATATAAAAAATTTCCAAACTCAAATGAGGGAGATTTATCTAAAATAAGAGCAAGTTTGGTAAATGAAACAGGTTTTACAAAACTAGCCAAAGAGATAAAACTAGGTGAATATATCTTTATTTCAAATGCTGAGGAGAGAAATAAAGGAAGAAGCAAAGCCTCGATTTTATCGGATGCTTTTGAGGCAATTATGGGTGCAATCTATTTAGAATCTGGACTTGAAACACTAAAACCAATAATTCTACAACTATTAGAAAACTCATATGACAAAATTAATTTAGATGTTCTTTTTAGTGATTATAAAACTGCTTTACAAGAGATAACTCAGGCTGAATTTGGCTCAATTCCTGAATATAAAATAGAAGGTTCATATGGTCCAGATCATAAAAAAGAGTTTGAAGTATCTATTTGGATAGATGGAAAAACTTATGGAAAAGCAATAGGAAAAAGCAAAAAATTGGCTCAACAAGCAGTAGCAAAAATTGCAATTGATATATTAAAAGGGAAAACAAATGAATAGCTTTGGGCAAAAGTTTAAATTTACCACATTTGGAGAGAGCCACGGAAAAGCTTTGGGATGCATTGTTGACGGAGTTCCAGCTGGAATAAAAGTTGATGAAAGTTTTATTCAAAGTGAAATGGATAGAAGAAAACCTGGACAAAATGCTTTTGCAACAGCAAGAAGTGAAGGTGATAGAGTTGAAATATTAAGTGGAGTTTTTGAAGGGCTAACAACAGGAACGCCAATATCAATGGTAATTTTTAATGAAAACCAAAAAAGCAAAGATTACACAAATGTAAAAGACCTTTTTAGACCTGGACATGCTGATTTTACCTATTTTCATAAATATGGAATCAGAGATTATAGAGGTGGAGGAAGAAGCAGTGCGAGAGAAACTGCAGCAAGAGTTGCAGCAGGAGCTATTGCAAAACTTTTATTAAAAGAGCTAAACATTGAAGTTTTAAGTGGTATTTGTGAAATCGATGGGATAAAAGGAAGTAAAGCTGATTTTGAGTTTGCAAAAACTTCTGAAATTTTTTCACTGGATAAAGATAAAGAGGAGTTTCAAAAAGAGGCTATTTTGAATGCCAAAAAAGAGCATAACTCTGTTGGAGGTGTAGCTTTAGTAAAAGTAAAAAATGCCCCAAAAGGATTGGGTGAACCACTATATTATAAACTTGATTCACAAATTGCAAATGCTATGATGAGTATAAATGCAGTAAAAGGGATTGAAATTGGAGATGGCTTTGAAAGCGTAAGTAAAAAAGGCTCTGAAAACAATGATGAGATAAGAAGTTTTGGATTTAAGTCAAACCACAGTGGTGGAATCTTAGGTGGTATCTCAAATGGTGATGAGATAGATATAAAAGTATATTTTAAACCAACACCATCAATTTTTATAAAACAAGAAACAATTGACATAAACAATAATGAAGTTGAATGTGAACTAAAAGGTAGACACGACCCTTGTGTTGCGATTAGAGGAAGTGTGGTTGCTGAATCTATGATGGCTTTAGTTATTGCAGATATGTTGTTATTAAATATGAGTAGTAAAATCGAAAATATTAAAAAAGTATATATCTAAAAATTTTTTAATTGTTCTAAAGATTTTTTTGGCAATAATAAATTTTCCTTTACTTTGGTCAAGTTAAAAGGATTTAAGCGAAGCTTTAGCTTCGCTTTTTTTTATTATGCTAGGGGGATTTTTGATATTTGAGTTTATAATCTACTTTTTAGCAGCACTTTTTGAAATATTTGGTTGCTATAGCTTTTGGATGGTATTTAAACTTCAAAAAACTACTTTATGGCTTTTACCAGGATTTATTTCACTTATACTATTTGCCTACTTATTGACTAAAATAAACCTTGAATTTGCAGGAAGAGCCTATGCTGTATATGGTGGCATATATATAATTTCTTCTCTTTTTTGGCTATTTACAATTGAAAAACAGAATTTTAATAAATGGGATATTATTGGCTCAATCGTTGTTTTTGCTGGTATTTTAATAATTCTACTTGGAAATCAAAAATTTATAAAAATTTAGTAATTATTAAAACAATATAGCATAAATATTGGAATGTCACTTTAAAAAGTCCCCTTAACTTAAGGGACTCTTTTTAACTCTTTTACAGATACAAAAAATAGAATTACAAAGACAAAAGCTGATAATAAAAATGGTGCCATAGGATTTAATTTATATAAAAAAGTGCTTAACAGGGGACCAACAATCATACCTAAACCTTGAGCAGCTGAAACTGTTCCAGAGGCTGCACCCTTTTCCTCTTTTGATACAAGATTAACAGCTAAAGTTTGAAAGGCAGGGAAAATAAACCCTAAACCAAAAGTTCCAATACAAAAACCACTACCTAAAACCCATTGGTTTTGACTAAATGAGACAATTAAATAACCAATAACTGCAAAAACTGAACCATATTTAAGCCACTGTGTAGGGGTAATATCTTTTAATCTACTTACAAATATTTGTGACACAATAAAAACTATACCAATAATAGATAGGATATACCCTGTAACTTTTGCACTTTGTATTAGCTCCATATTTAATCTATCTATTACAAAAAAGCCTAAACATACCTGAGAAGTTATAACAACTGACATAGTCAAAAATGCAGCTAACATAGGTACTCTTAATCTTTTATCAAATATTTTAAGATAACTTGGCTCCTTTGTTTCAGATACCTTAACTTTTGGTATAAAAATAAGAATTAAAAAAGCAGCAATAAGAGGTAGTATTGCAAAAGTATACAAAGGTGCAGCTAGACCATAAATAGCCAAAAATCCACCTGCTGCTGGGCCTAAAACCATCCCTAAACCATTTGATGCTCCAAGTTTTGCTATATAAGAGGTTCTATGCTTTTCATCTATTTCATCTGCAACCAAAGCATTTGATACAGGAGTAATTGCAGAATAAAAAGCTCCAATGATGGCTCTTGTTAAAATTAATATTACAAAAGAGATAAGTACACTAGGAGGAGAATCAATAGCACTATTCACAAATATTGCTAAAAGAAAATAACCAATAGCAACACCTAAAACTCCCATAAATAAAATAGGTTTTCGACCTATTTTATCACTTTTTTTACCCCAAAATCTTGATAATATTACCCAAAGGATACCTGCAATTGATACAGTAACACCAGCATGCCACTCTTGTAGATTCAATGCTCTAATTATTGGGCCTACAACTGACAAAAATGCCATCATTGCAGAGACACATAAAATATTTACTATCATTAAGAACTTAAACTCTTTCAATTTCTTCCTTTTTTAAAATTAAATATTTTGTATTATATTTATTTTAATAATAGTTATCAATATGTATCTATCTCCACAGGGATTTTTCTTTGTTGTAAAAGTATTCTTTATAAGGTATAAGTTAAAAAGATTGCTTATGTATTCCTTCTCAGCTTTTGCATATAAAATTAGAAATAAACGGTGAAAAAGTCTAGATGTAATACGAGAGCTTATAATTGATATTTCCCTTTATAACAAATTTTTTTAATTCACAAACATGGTTTGTAATTGATAGTTATTATATATATTGACCAAAATAAATACTTTTAGAATAAATTAAAATCCCTTTAACAATAAAAATCATATTGATAATCTCTCTCAATTTATATATCATATATCAAAAAAAAGGATTTTGATATATGTTAAAAAAAATACTTATTACATCACTTTTTATATGTAAACTTTTTGCCCTTACACCTTTTGAAATAGCTACAAAAGTTAAGGAAAACTCAGATGGTTATGGTAGCTCAAAGAGTATGATGGAGATGCTTTTGATAGACCAAGCAAAAAATGAGTCGTCAAGAGTAATGGAGTCCTTCTCTTTGGAAAATACAAAGCATGATGATGATAATGGTGATAAATCTTTGATGGAGTTTCAAACTCCCCTTGACGTAAAGGGTACAAAATTTTTAACCCATGAAAAAATAGATAAAAACAATAATCAATGGCTCTATCTTCCAGCACTTAAACGTATAAAAAGAATCACTAGTAAAAATAAAAGTGGTTCATTTATGGGGAGTGAATTTTCCTATGAAGATATCTCTTCAAGAGAACCAAATAAATATGATTACTCTAAGAATTTTGAAGAGGTAGCTTTAGATGGAATTGAGTGTTATAAATATGAAAGATATCCAAAAGATCAAGATTCGGGATATACAAAACAGGAAGTTTGGGTAGATAAAGATAGATTTATAGTTTTAAAAATTGACTTTTATGATAGGAAAAAAGAGCTTTTAAAAACGGCAACTTATAGTGGATATAAAAAGATTGGTAAGACTTATAGGGTTTCAAATATTTTTATGCAAAACCATCAAAACTTTAAAAGTACAAAACTAAATTATCTTAAAGATGAAATTCATCTAAAGCTTGATGAATCACTTTTTACAAAAAGATATCTTAAAGACTAAAATTTGAAAAAAATTGTTTTATTTTATTTACTTAATAATTTACTTTTTTGTGCTGAATTAGAGTTAAAGAGTTATTTAGGTTTAGAGTATAAATCATACCTTAAAAGAGTGGATGATACTAAAAATCACAATAGTGCAATTACCTTTCAAAATGAACTTAAATACTCATTTGATAACTCTAAAATATACTCTAAAATTGAGGCTTTAAAAGATAGTAGTGAAAAACAAAGGGATTATATAAATATAAATGAGCTTTATTATATGTACTCTTTTAGTGATTATGATTTTTATCTTGGAAAAAGAGTGATATTTTTAGGTAGTTTAGAAGCATACAATATCGTAGATATTTTCAATCGTCAAAATTATCAAAGAGATAGTTTGAGTGACTATAAAATAGGAGTTTTTCTTAGTGGTATAAACTATTATTTTGAAGATAATTCAAGACTAAACTTATATATAAAAGGGTTTGAAGAGAATATTAAATTTGCAAGTACTTACTCACCATACTATCCTTTTGGTAATAGTTCCTATAACAAAGAGATACTTTTTGCTAATAATAAAGAGAGACCCTCTTTTTTAGGTACTTACTCAAAAAGTTATGATGAAAATATTATTGCTGATGTAAGTTATGGATTTTTTTACGGTTACGATAACTACATATTATCAAAAAAGATATATAACGATTATCACTCAATGTTATTTCAAAGCATGAAGTTCTTTACAAATGATACTTTTGTATTGGATTCTATGCTTTTAAAAGTTGAAGCTAGTTATACAAAAATAAAAGATGATGATAATTATGGTTTAAAAAATTTTTATGAGCTTGGTTTTGGTGGAGAGTATACTTTTGAGCAAATATATAAAAATCATAACTTAGGGATAATTGCAGAGTATTATAAAAGTGACAACTCTCTTACAAGTATGGATAATGATATTTTTTTAGCTCTTCGTTACTCTTTAAACGATGCAGATTCAAGTGAGTTTTTAGGTGGTATTGTAAAAGATATAGATGATAGAGAGTTAAGTGCATATATAAAATATGAGGGAAGACTTACTGATACTTTGAAAATAAGTGCAGATTTAAGATATGTAAAGAGTGAGAGTTATCTAGATAAACATCTACGTTTTGGATGTGAAGTAAGATACTACTTTTAAATATAGAGCAACTCGTTGCTTACTTTAGAGTTTGTTTCTTTAGATGAAATTTATTTCCATCGTTAAAAGAGATTATCAATAATATGGTTTCTTTTTAAATCTTGATTCAAAAAGGAATTTAAAAAAGGAATTTTAATGAATAAAACAAAATTTGCACAAAATATTATAAAATTTAGATGGCCTATAGTAACTATTGCTCCACTTTTGATAGTTTTACTTTTTATACTAAACATAAAAAAAGCAGGCTTTGAAACAGATTTTAAAATCTGGTTTGATGAAGATTCGGCTATTATGAAAAACTTTGATCACTTCAAAGAAACCTTTGGTTCAGATGATAGATTACTTATTGCCTTAAGAAGTGAAGATGGAATTTTTAAAAAAGAGATTTTAAAAAGCATCCAAGAGATGACAAATGAACTTTGGCAGGTAAAACATATAGCAAGGGTTGATTCTATTACAAACTTTCAATATGTACATGTAAGTAAAGATGATGAAGATGAGATTATTGTTGAAGATTTTTTAAATGATATAGATGCTTTAAGTGAAGAAGAACTTAGACAAAAAGAGGAGTTTGCCAAAACAGATATACAAACAAAAAATTTACTTATATCAGAGGATGGAAAGGCTGCAGTTATAGTTGCTAGAATGGTTTATTCAAAACATATGGCGCCAAATGATTATATTGACTTATATAATGATGCAAATTTACTTATTGAAAAGTACAGACTAAAAGGTGTAGAGTATCATAATATGGGAATCCCAGCATATACCAATGCTTTTGTAAATGCTATTCAAAGTAATGGAAAAACATTTTTCCCTGTTTTTTTAATTACAATTATAATTTTACTTGCAATTATATTTAGAAATATTTGGAGTGTAATATTACCTATAAGTGTAGTTTTTCTTACTATTTTATTTATTGCAGGGTTTACCTTTGGGCTTGGATATAAACTAAATACTATTACTTCAATGTTCCCTATATTTATTATAGCTATTGGAATTGCAGATTCCATACATATCTTTTGGGTTTGGAAACATAAACAGGAGGAGGGACTAGATAATAATGAAAGTATTATTTTTTCAATAGAAAAAAACTTTACTCCTGCACTTATTACTTCACTTACTACTTTTGCAGGTTTTATCTCCTTAGGAATTAGCAAAATAGTACCACTACAAGCATTTGGATTACTTTTAGCAAGTGGTTCTCTTATGGCATTTATTCTAAGTATTTTATTTTTACCTGCCCTTCTTAGTGTTATAAATCCTAAAATAAAAGTAAAAATACAAAAGGCTAATAATTTAAAAAAATTTATTAAAAGGTACACTAACTTTATAATAAGAAATGACAAATTAATTATAACGATTTGGGTTTTATTTATCTTAGTTTGCACAATAGGTATAAAAGATGTGAGTGTGGATACAGAATTTGCAAAGCAGTTTAGTAAAGATATGCCAATTAGAAAAAGTGCAGAGTTTGTGGAAAAAAATATTGGTGGTACGATACCTATAGAAATCATTATAGATAGTAAAGAGAATTCAGGAATATATGAGCCGCAACTTATGAAAGATGTGGATAACTACAGTGAAGCTTTTAAACAAAAATTTGATCGAATAAGACATATAAACTCTCTAACTCAAGTTGTAAAGCGTTATCATAAACTTATGAATGGCGATACAGATGAGTTTTATAAGATTCCCCAGTCAAAGCAGCTTATCTCTCAATATATGCTTCTTTACTCTTTATCTCTACCACAAGGTATGGGTATAAATGATATGATGGATGTTGATGCTAGATATTTAAGGATAAGTGCAATGATGAATATCTCTAGTGAAAAAAAGAAGTTTGAGATGTATGAATGGTCAAAAAGATGGTGGAAAGAAAATAGTAAGTACACAGCTAGCATAGAGGGTGTGACCATGATAAGTGGTCACATGAGACTACAACTAACTGATACTATGATAAAATCTATCTCTTTGGCATTAGTTTTAGTGACATTAATCTTTTGGTTTACATTTAAAAGTAAGTTCTTTATGGGAGTTTCAACTTTACCAAATATTGCACCACTTCTTATCACAATAGGACTTACAGGTTGGCTTGGAATGGATTTAGACCTTGGTATGGCTATTGTTTTTGTAATAATAATAGGTATAGCTATAGATGATACAGTACATTTTTTATCAAAATATAAAGCTGCAATAAAAAAAGGAGAAACACCAATTGAAGCCATTGAAGAGTCTCTATTACTAAGTGGAAGTGCCATAGTTATTACAACAGTTATCTTAGTTTTAGGATTTGGAACTTTTCTTTTTAGTGACTTTGCTCTTTATTCAAACTTTGGATTATTTAGCTCAATTGCACTCTCTTTAGCAATGGTATTTGATCTTATGCTTTTACCCGCAATTATAAGTATAATTGAGAGAAAAAGAGTGAAAAACTAAAATTTTTCATAATATCTTTATGCAAAACCGCAAACTCTTTATAAAAAGAGTTTGTGAAGTTATTTGAATATTTAAAGCCCATATGTAAAGCCACTTTATGTATATTATATTTACCAGATTCAAGTATTGTTTTAACTTCATTTATTTTATCTTTTGCATATTTTCTAATAAAATCTCTTTTGTTTTAAATATGGCTTTTTTATCATATAGTAAGATGTTAGAAGAGCCTTCATTAAATTTTAATTTAAGCTTTTATATCATATGATTAGATATTCATATGTTCATATAAAGGAATTAGATGGCTACAACTTGCTGTGATCACTCAAAAGAGGTAGAAAGGGTTAAAAAAAACCTAATTGAA comes from the Halarcobacter ebronensis genome and includes:
- the dnaG gene encoding DNA primase is translated as MINKDSIENLKNHLDIVDVVSQFIELKKAGANFKACCPFHGEDTPSFVVSPQKQIYHCFGCGVGGDAIKFVMEYEKLSYPETLEKLASMYNVNLNYENTNQKKQDFKILEEVNKYYQKLFVGNKTAKDYIISRGISEFSIEKFEIGYAPASHDTINFLKSNFYNLAEAKELGIIDTGQNGLYSRFIERITFPIYSISGKIVGFGGRTITGHNAKYVNSPQTKVFNKSRLLYGYNIAKENIYKRNRIIVTEGYLDVIMLHQAGFTSAVATLGTALTKEHLPLLRRGEPRVIVAYDGDKAGLNAAFKASVMLSQSDFEGGVVIFGDGKDPADMVKDGKVEELNEIFANPAPFIPFSIDYIISKYSINDPSQKQKALIEVNDYLKTLNVIYQDEYKRYIAQKLNIRESFVKTSTDISRKIEVNLTKIDIAELSVIKYILENKNSLDNILDIVDEKMFEFHKNEFLLCLNEPDNISLNRILLNEHILNYSNEELQEQLLRFLTKFYTKKMSNIKFDDKLSLKEKSLSLRKIQDSLRQLRSGKLVSYNL
- a CDS encoding tetratricopeptide repeat protein, with the translated sequence MDGLILEYRDPLFGIIVFFTLIFIISFLTYSFSLYKENRAREDYRKLLKRFEIGKLKEEDYVHLYKTYNLPFDSIILLASTFLHKGHYNKAISVYLTLLEHVTDRVKKEELLELLGTTYFRSGFMQRSKEIFLKILKFSPRNVKALNYLLIINEKLKDYQSAKDIIESLEEVGSDISKERIYINTLSIINDPIESFEKKSEKLYMIFKENPEVQRVIVQFYLQFNKKFFWEHVEEFDFKNLIDLMWYLNFDDIDFDKVAQIKLLNELYNAKGYLKTIRHSDDFVFDILIALNAHEHKIPATIDFEFICSSCKQIHPIFDTRCPHCHSIMTLKTKYNLVKSLNETNQSLQ
- the rnhA gene encoding ribonuclease HI; this translates as MKQINLYSDGSSLGNPGPGGWGTILEYNGKERELCGGLELTTNNQMELKGVIEGLKALKEPCDVNIISDSTYVVKGINEWLEGWIRNNWRTSTKKPVKNIELWQEYVEVSKPHKIVATWIKGHAGHEHNERCDILARTFAEKLKGE
- the rnc gene encoding ribonuclease III; protein product: MTDYTQLEKCLDYQFKNKDLIIEALTHKSYKKPYNNERLEFLGDAVLNLIVGEYLYKKFPNSNEGDLSKIRASLVNETGFTKLAKEIKLGEYIFISNAEERNKGRSKASILSDAFEAIMGAIYLESGLETLKPIILQLLENSYDKINLDVLFSDYKTALQEITQAEFGSIPEYKIEGSYGPDHKKEFEVSIWIDGKTYGKAIGKSKKLAQQAVAKIAIDILKGKTNE
- the aroC gene encoding chorismate synthase; this translates as MNSFGQKFKFTTFGESHGKALGCIVDGVPAGIKVDESFIQSEMDRRKPGQNAFATARSEGDRVEILSGVFEGLTTGTPISMVIFNENQKSKDYTNVKDLFRPGHADFTYFHKYGIRDYRGGGRSSARETAARVAAGAIAKLLLKELNIEVLSGICEIDGIKGSKADFEFAKTSEIFSLDKDKEEFQKEAILNAKKEHNSVGGVALVKVKNAPKGLGEPLYYKLDSQIANAMMSINAVKGIEIGDGFESVSKKGSENNDEIRSFGFKSNHSGGILGGISNGDEIDIKVYFKPTPSIFIKQETIDINNNEVECELKGRHDPCVAIRGSVVAESMMALVIADMLLLNMSSKIENIKKVYI
- a CDS encoding YnfA family protein, with translation MIFEFIIYFLAALFEIFGCYSFWMVFKLQKTTLWLLPGFISLILFAYLLTKINLEFAGRAYAVYGGIYIISSLFWLFTIEKQNFNKWDIIGSIVVFAGILIILLGNQKFIKI
- a CDS encoding MFS transporter, giving the protein MKEFKFLMIVNILCVSAMMAFLSVVGPIIRALNLQEWHAGVTVSIAGILWVILSRFWGKKSDKIGRKPILFMGVLGVAIGYFLLAIFVNSAIDSPPSVLISFVILILTRAIIGAFYSAITPVSNALVADEIDEKHRTSYIAKLGASNGLGMVLGPAAGGFLAIYGLAAPLYTFAILPLIAAFLILIFIPKVKVSETKEPSYLKIFDKRLRVPMLAAFLTMSVVITSQVCLGFFVIDRLNMELIQSAKVTGYILSIIGIVFIVSQIFVSRLKDITPTQWLKYGSVFAVIGYLIVSFSQNQWVLGSGFCIGTFGLGFIFPAFQTLAVNLVSKEEKGAASGTVSAAQGLGMIVGPLLSTFLYKLNPMAPFLLSAFVFVILFFVSVKELKRVP
- a CDS encoding outer membrane lipoprotein-sorting protein gives rise to the protein MLKKILITSLFICKLFALTPFEIATKVKENSDGYGSSKSMMEMLLIDQAKNESSRVMESFSLENTKHDDDNGDKSLMEFQTPLDVKGTKFLTHEKIDKNNNQWLYLPALKRIKRITSKNKSGSFMGSEFSYEDISSREPNKYDYSKNFEEVALDGIECYKYERYPKDQDSGYTKQEVWVDKDRFIVLKIDFYDRKKELLKTATYSGYKKIGKTYRVSNIFMQNHQNFKSTKLNYLKDEIHLKLDESLFTKRYLKD
- a CDS encoding TonB-dependent receptor, with product MKKIVLFYLLNNLLFCAELELKSYLGLEYKSYLKRVDDTKNHNSAITFQNELKYSFDNSKIYSKIEALKDSSEKQRDYININELYYMYSFSDYDFYLGKRVIFLGSLEAYNIVDIFNRQNYQRDSLSDYKIGVFLSGINYYFEDNSRLNLYIKGFEENIKFASTYSPYYPFGNSSYNKEILFANNKERPSFLGTYSKSYDENIIADVSYGFFYGYDNYILSKKIYNDYHSMLFQSMKFFTNDTFVLDSMLLKVEASYTKIKDDDNYGLKNFYELGFGGEYTFEQIYKNHNLGIIAEYYKSDNSLTSMDNDIFLALRYSLNDADSSEFLGGIVKDIDDRELSAYIKYEGRLTDTLKISADLRYVKSESYLDKHLRFGCEVRYYF
- a CDS encoding efflux RND transporter permease subunit; its protein translation is MNKTKFAQNIIKFRWPIVTIAPLLIVLLFILNIKKAGFETDFKIWFDEDSAIMKNFDHFKETFGSDDRLLIALRSEDGIFKKEILKSIQEMTNELWQVKHIARVDSITNFQYVHVSKDDEDEIIVEDFLNDIDALSEEELRQKEEFAKTDIQTKNLLISEDGKAAVIVARMVYSKHMAPNDYIDLYNDANLLIEKYRLKGVEYHNMGIPAYTNAFVNAIQSNGKTFFPVFLITIIILLAIIFRNIWSVILPISVVFLTILFIAGFTFGLGYKLNTITSMFPIFIIAIGIADSIHIFWVWKHKQEEGLDNNESIIFSIEKNFTPALITSLTTFAGFISLGISKIVPLQAFGLLLASGSLMAFILSILFLPALLSVINPKIKVKIQKANNLKKFIKRYTNFIIRNDKLIITIWVLFILVCTIGIKDVSVDTEFAKQFSKDMPIRKSAEFVEKNIGGTIPIEIIIDSKENSGIYEPQLMKDVDNYSEAFKQKFDRIRHINSLTQVVKRYHKLMNGDTDEFYKIPQSKQLISQYMLLYSLSLPQGMGINDMMDVDARYLRISAMMNISSEKKKFEMYEWSKRWWKENSKYTASIEGVTMISGHMRLQLTDTMIKSISLALVLVTLIFWFTFKSKFFMGVSTLPNIAPLLITIGLTGWLGMDLDLGMAIVFVIIIGIAIDDTVHFLSKYKAAIKKGETPIEAIEESLLLSGSAIVITTVILVLGFGTFLFSDFALYSNFGLFSSIALSLAMVFDLMLLPAIISIIERKRVKN